In the Bacillota bacterium LX-D genome, one interval contains:
- the mreC gene encoding rod shape-determining protein MreC, which translates to MARFRIKKIQIICLVLLVIGAVTVHMTAAANNFSTPVTNWIRNILAPLQSGVTIVTKGTGDTLKGLLSFKSIQAENKRLKAQIDQLTAENNQLEEYRQQDLRLRQMLRLQSSLGSNYELEAVEVISRDIKNWNKVLTINKGSANNLKVGMAVMSYAGLVGRISRVGVNTADVLLLQDRQGAVAGLIQASRFPGVVEGTTDDSGLLQMIHLPYDAPVLKNQIVITSGLGGVLPKGLRIGYIVSVKTEPDGLMKKALIKPFADFNRLEELLVVTEVKGGS; encoded by the coding sequence GTGGCCCGTTTTCGTATCAAAAAAATACAAATAATTTGTTTAGTGCTGCTGGTTATTGGAGCTGTTACAGTGCATATGACGGCAGCTGCTAACAATTTTTCTACTCCTGTAACTAACTGGATTCGTAATATTTTAGCCCCGCTGCAAAGCGGGGTTACTATTGTTACTAAGGGTACAGGAGATACCTTAAAAGGGCTGCTGTCGTTTAAAAGTATTCAAGCAGAGAATAAAAGACTAAAAGCTCAAATTGATCAATTAACGGCTGAAAACAATCAGCTAGAAGAGTATAGACAGCAAGATCTTAGACTTAGGCAAATGTTGCGTTTACAAAGCAGTCTGGGCTCGAATTACGAACTTGAAGCCGTTGAAGTAATTTCTCGTGATATTAAAAATTGGAATAAGGTTTTAACAATTAATAAAGGTTCAGCCAATAACCTTAAAGTAGGTATGGCTGTTATGAGTTATGCTGGTTTAGTTGGAAGGATTAGTCGTGTTGGAGTAAATACGGCTGATGTACTTCTACTGCAGGATAGGCAAGGAGCCGTGGCGGGTCTAATTCAAGCTTCACGTTTTCCGGGTGTAGTGGAAGGAACTACAGATGATTCTGGATTGCTCCAAATGATTCATTTGCCTTATGATGCACCTGTACTAAAAAACCAAATTGTTATTACTTCTGGCCTAGGCGGCGTGCTGCCTAAGGGCTTAAGGATTGGTTATATAGTTAGCGTTAAAACAGAGCCTGACGGTCTAATGAAAAAAGCATTAATTAAACCTTTTGCCGATTTTAACAGATTAGAAGAATTATTAGTTGTTACAGAGGTAAAAGGGGGCAGTTAA
- a CDS encoding Maf family protein has protein sequence MTNIVLASSSPRRKELLEVLGLNFQISTSAVDESIGEGLSPSQAVECLALKKAQAVAPKYPRSLIIGADTVVALDNLLLGKPKDDDDALAMLLKLQNRRHQVYSGVALVNTSTGEYSKAHEVTNVEFRPIGKEEALRYIKTREPEGKAGAYAIQGYGSIFVKRIEGDYFNVVGLPLFLLSRLFKNYGVEVF, from the coding sequence ATGACAAATATAGTTTTAGCGTCTTCATCGCCAAGGCGTAAGGAATTGTTGGAAGTTTTAGGGTTGAATTTTCAGATTAGTACGAGTGCAGTAGATGAATCAATTGGGGAAGGTTTATCACCTTCCCAGGCAGTTGAATGCTTAGCCTTAAAAAAGGCACAGGCCGTAGCCCCAAAATATCCTCGCAGCCTTATTATTGGCGCTGATACAGTAGTCGCTTTAGATAATTTGCTTCTAGGCAAACCTAAAGATGACGATGATGCTTTAGCTATGCTATTAAAACTCCAGAATAGGAGACACCAAGTCTATTCGGGCGTTGCACTGGTGAACACTTCCACAGGTGAGTATAGCAAAGCTCATGAAGTAACAAATGTTGAGTTTAGGCCAATTGGGAAAGAAGAAGCGTTAAGGTATATAAAAACTAGAGAACCTGAAGGCAAGGCTGGAGCATACGCTATCCAGGGTTATGGCTCTATTTTTGTGAAAAGAATAGAAGGAGACTATTTTAATGTAGTAGGGTTGCCCTTATTCCTCTTAAGCAGACTGTTTAAAAACTATGGAGTAGAAGTATTTTAA
- a CDS encoding rod shape-determining protein has protein sequence MYFSRDLGIDLGTANTLVHEKGKGIILQEPSVVAMQKDTGNVLAVGEEAKKMIGRTPGNIVAIRPMKDGVIADFDVTQAMLRYFISKVAKKTMFARPRVVVGVPSGVTAVEERAVREAAIQAGAKEAYLIEEPMAAAIGAGLPVHEPTGNMIVDIGGGTTEVAIISLGGIVTSRSIRIGGDEMDEAIVQHIKKNYNLMIGERTAEEIKMQIGAAYFANREQDAEREKSQYPVRGRDLVSGLPKTIEVSAKEIQEALAEPVASILEAIKVCLEKTPPELAADIMDRGIVLAGGGSLLWGLDYLVSEETGMPVHMAEDPLTSVANGTGKVLENIEVLKRVLISPKRLG, from the coding sequence TTGTATTTCTCTAGAGATTTGGGTATAGATTTAGGAACTGCTAATACATTAGTTCATGAAAAAGGAAAAGGGATTATTTTACAGGAACCATCTGTAGTTGCTATGCAGAAAGATACAGGAAACGTTTTAGCTGTAGGTGAAGAAGCTAAAAAGATGATTGGACGTACTCCGGGAAATATTGTAGCCATTAGGCCCATGAAAGACGGGGTAATTGCTGATTTTGACGTTACCCAGGCGATGCTGCGTTATTTTATTAGTAAAGTTGCCAAAAAAACCATGTTCGCAAGGCCCAGGGTTGTTGTAGGTGTTCCCTCTGGTGTAACTGCTGTGGAAGAAAGAGCCGTTCGTGAGGCGGCTATACAGGCTGGAGCAAAAGAAGCTTACTTAATTGAAGAACCTATGGCTGCTGCAATTGGAGCAGGTTTACCTGTTCATGAACCCACAGGAAACATGATTGTAGATATAGGCGGAGGAACCACAGAAGTTGCAATTATTTCTTTAGGTGGTATTGTTACCAGCCGCTCAATTCGTATAGGCGGAGATGAAATGGACGAGGCAATTGTCCAACATATTAAAAAGAATTACAATTTAATGATTGGGGAACGTACTGCCGAAGAGATTAAAATGCAAATCGGAGCGGCATATTTTGCTAACCGGGAGCAAGATGCTGAAAGGGAGAAGAGTCAGTATCCTGTTCGTGGTCGAGATTTAGTAAGTGGACTGCCAAAAACCATAGAAGTTAGTGCCAAAGAAATACAGGAAGCCTTAGCTGAACCAGTAGCCAGCATTTTAGAGGCTATTAAAGTATGCTTAGAAAAAACTCCTCCTGAATTAGCAGCAGATATTATGGACCGTGGAATCGTACTGGCAGGAGGAGGTTCTTTGCTTTGGGGGTTGGACTATTTGGTTAGCGAGGAAACTGGGATGCCTGTGCACATGGCTGAGGATCCTCTTACCTCTGTTGCCAATGGAACTGGCAAAGTGTTAGAGAATATTGAGGTTTTAAAGAGAGTATTAATATCCCCTAAAAGGCTAGGATAA
- the pilO gene encoding type 4a pilus biogenesis protein PilO has translation MKIKGLTLLNKLSKREKILFCIVVVSALVALYLYRYFFPALNNYRKLETQIQKLKNNIEVMGNARELKALEQKKLLETKQDLAQATTKFSTNLQDGLFLVRFSRKLQQENVVLDKFSPREIVTKEDIIILPIDLELNGNYLQVVKIVAFLENQENLTEIRDLKLEPEIKQDSEQGSEPPLNDINNGAVNASLLLLIYSKPTPEGKLVLKDLQNWQYGRANPFVSLEKKTTSVDENNTKE, from the coding sequence ATGAAAATTAAGGGGCTAACTCTATTAAACAAACTAAGCAAAAGAGAAAAGATACTGTTTTGTATAGTTGTTGTTAGTGCCTTAGTTGCTCTATATCTTTACCGGTATTTTTTTCCCGCGTTAAATAACTACCGGAAACTTGAAACGCAAATTCAAAAGTTAAAAAACAACATAGAAGTCATGGGAAATGCCCGGGAATTAAAAGCCCTGGAACAAAAAAAACTGCTGGAAACAAAACAGGACCTAGCCCAAGCCACAACTAAGTTTTCAACGAATTTACAGGATGGACTTTTTTTAGTCCGCTTTAGTCGTAAATTGCAACAAGAAAATGTTGTTTTAGACAAGTTTAGTCCTCGGGAGATAGTTACAAAAGAGGATATAATAATTTTACCGATAGATTTAGAGCTAAACGGTAATTACCTGCAAGTAGTGAAAATAGTTGCCTTTTTGGAAAATCAAGAAAACTTAACGGAAATTCGTGACTTGAAGTTAGAACCGGAAATAAAACAAGACTCTGAGCAGGGCAGCGAGCCTCCGCTAAATGATATTAATAATGGCGCGGTAAACGCTAGCCTCCTTTTGCTAATTTATTCTAAACCTACTCCAGAAGGGAAACTAGTTTTGAAGGATCTGCAAAACTGGCAATATGGCAGGGCAAACCCTTTTGTGAGTTTAGAGAAAAAAACAACATCTGTCGATGAAAATAATACTAAGGAGTAG
- the mreD gene encoding rod shape-determining protein MreD produces MSRYIVLGVLLLISLLLESTVLDYFKIAGTKPDLLLLLVVFSGLLHGHVVGAKTGFIFGLVEDLYTGSFLGLNAVSKMLVGYLVGWSETKIFKENLFIPALTSFVSTFLANIIYIVIAMLAGIDHKIIAYVWHDTLTLALFNACLAPFFYGKFYQEAKKGVLAVKRY; encoded by the coding sequence ATGTCTAGGTATATTGTTTTAGGAGTGCTTTTATTAATTAGCCTGCTTTTAGAGTCCACTGTTTTAGACTATTTTAAAATTGCAGGTACAAAGCCGGATTTGCTTTTGCTTTTAGTTGTCTTTAGTGGCCTATTACATGGGCATGTAGTGGGTGCGAAAACAGGTTTTATCTTTGGCTTGGTGGAAGACCTATATACAGGAAGTTTTTTGGGCTTGAATGCCGTATCTAAGATGCTGGTGGGATACTTAGTTGGCTGGAGTGAGACAAAAATATTTAAGGAAAACCTATTTATTCCTGCCTTGACTTCCTTTGTTTCCACGTTTCTGGCAAATATTATTTATATTGTCATAGCTATGCTTGCAGGGATCGATCACAAGATTATTGCTTATGTTTGGCATGATACCTTAACTTTAGCTTTGTTTAATGCATGCCTTGCTCCTTTCTTTTATGGGAAATTTTATCAGGAGGCAAAAAAAGGAGTATTGGCGGTGAAAAGGTATTGA
- the radC gene encoding DNA repair protein RadC — MEYHLTIKELPDELRPRERIVQAGPEALSNTELLAILLRTGSQKQSALELANQILREAEGLSFLVTASLEELTAIPGIGVAKAAQIKAAVEIGRRLSAYRIEPKVTIQSPDTAANLLMDEMRFLDREYFKTLFLNTKNHVLGLETISIGSLNSSIVHPRELFKQAVKKSAAAIILAHNHPSGDPTPSREDIDVTKRLIEAGKIMGIEVLDHIIIGNGTYVSLKERGQM, encoded by the coding sequence ATGGAGTATCACTTAACCATCAAAGAACTTCCAGATGAATTACGTCCTAGAGAGAGAATTGTGCAGGCCGGCCCTGAGGCACTTAGCAATACAGAACTTTTAGCCATTTTATTAAGGACAGGCAGCCAGAAGCAATCTGCTTTGGAACTGGCAAATCAAATCTTGCGGGAAGCCGAAGGGCTTTCCTTTTTGGTAACAGCTTCTTTAGAAGAACTAACTGCTATTCCAGGTATAGGAGTAGCAAAAGCAGCACAAATTAAAGCAGCAGTAGAGATAGGTAGGCGTTTGTCGGCTTACCGTATCGAACCTAAAGTTACCATTCAATCGCCGGATACTGCTGCTAATTTATTAATGGATGAAATGCGCTTTTTAGATCGGGAGTATTTTAAGACACTTTTTCTGAATACGAAAAATCATGTTCTAGGATTGGAAACTATTTCCATAGGAAGTCTTAACTCATCAATTGTCCATCCTCGGGAGCTATTCAAACAGGCTGTTAAAAAGAGCGCAGCTGCCATTATCTTAGCACATAACCACCCTAGCGGGGACCCTACACCCAGCAGAGAAGATATAGATGTAACTAAACGCCTCATTGAAGCTGGAAAAATTATGGGAATAGAGGTTTTAGACCATATAATAATCGGTAACGGTACTTATGTTAGTCTTAAAGAACGTGGTCAGATGTAA
- a CDS encoding folylpolyglutamate synthase/dihydrofolate synthase family protein: MNFPEALEYITELTKFGWNPGLARIEKLMEILDHPEKSLKVIHVTGTNGKGSTSAMISNILQAAGYKVGLFTSPHLHTYTERIQINGAQIPEERMAQLVTALKPNLEKMVAEGFEHPTEFEVITALALLYFAQEQIDFCVLEVGLGGAIDSTNVVQPLVAVITNIAMDHMDYLGNTLGEIAKVKAGIIKPGCKAITASDQAEALSVIREVCAEKNVDLYEVGKDIIYQIKNLSSEGTCFDLKGLGRNYVDLWLPLIGSHQGRNGAAAIAAVEALSFFDIQISEEAIREGLQKTIWPGRLELVRKNPQILIDAAHNLEGALSLQRAIKEIFHYKNLVFVLGMLADKEREKVLDVLGPLAQKIVITKPNSPRANNWEELALMAQKYTEDVYRQEDIAQAVEKGISLTGPEDLLCITGSIYMIAEARAYLLSKTD; encoded by the coding sequence ATGAATTTTCCAGAAGCATTAGAATATATAACAGAGCTAACTAAATTTGGCTGGAATCCGGGTTTGGCAAGAATCGAAAAACTGATGGAAATCCTTGACCATCCGGAAAAAAGCCTCAAAGTGATTCATGTTACCGGAACCAATGGCAAAGGATCTACCTCAGCAATGATCAGCAATATTTTACAAGCAGCAGGTTACAAGGTGGGGCTATTTACTTCGCCTCACCTTCACACCTATACAGAAAGAATACAGATTAACGGAGCACAGATACCGGAAGAAAGAATGGCTCAGTTAGTGACGGCTTTAAAGCCTAATTTAGAAAAGATGGTTGCCGAAGGCTTTGAACATCCTACGGAATTTGAAGTAATAACTGCCTTGGCTTTACTGTACTTTGCTCAGGAACAAATTGATTTTTGTGTTTTAGAAGTTGGCTTAGGGGGTGCCATAGATTCGACAAATGTGGTTCAGCCTTTAGTTGCAGTAATTACTAATATTGCAATGGATCATATGGATTATTTAGGCAATACCTTAGGGGAAATTGCTAAAGTTAAAGCGGGAATTATTAAGCCTGGCTGTAAAGCAATAACAGCATCTGATCAGGCCGAGGCCCTATCCGTAATTAGAGAAGTTTGTGCTGAAAAAAATGTAGATCTCTATGAAGTGGGAAAAGATATTATATATCAAATCAAAAACTTAAGCTCAGAAGGGACCTGTTTTGATTTAAAGGGCTTAGGCAGAAATTATGTTGATTTATGGCTGCCTTTAATTGGTTCTCACCAAGGACGGAATGGGGCGGCAGCAATTGCAGCTGTAGAAGCATTAAGCTTTTTTGATATTCAAATTTCTGAAGAGGCAATACGGGAAGGACTGCAGAAAACAATTTGGCCGGGAAGATTAGAATTAGTTAGGAAGAATCCGCAAATACTGATTGATGCGGCACATAATTTAGAGGGGGCTCTCTCCTTACAGCGGGCAATAAAAGAAATTTTCCACTATAAGAACCTTGTTTTTGTTTTAGGAATGCTAGCCGATAAAGAAAGGGAAAAGGTTTTGGATGTATTGGGACCTTTAGCTCAAAAAATTGTCATTACTAAACCAAACAGTCCCAGGGCAAATAACTGGGAGGAATTGGCCCTTATGGCTCAAAAATATACGGAAGATGTTTATCGGCAAGAGGACATTGCCCAAGCTGTAGAAAAAGGAATCAGCTTGACTGGCCCCGAGGATTTACTTTGTATTACAGGGTCTATTTACATGATTGCTGAGGCGAGAGCTTATTTACTTTCTAAAACTGATTAA
- a CDS encoding valine--tRNA ligase encodes MGSEAKLSSTYNPREVEEKWYRFWEENRFFHAEAEKDKKPFTIVMPPPNVTGSLHLGHAMDNTLQDILIRFRRMQGYNALWVPGTDHAGIATQAKVEEHLAKEGISKYGLGREKFIEKVWEWKHQYHGRISKQLRKIGSSCDWERERFTMDEGCSKAVREVFVRLYEKGLIYKGSYIINWCPKCHTTISDIEVEHQEQPGNLWHLKYPLKDEDGYVVVATTRPETMLGDTAVAVHPDDERYTELVGKTLILPIVGREIPIIADSYVDPTFGSGAVKITPAHDPNDFEMALRHNLPQIVVIDKDAKMTADAGKYAGLDRYECRKKIVQELKEMGVLLAIDEHSHAVGHCYRCDTVIEPLVSSQWFVKMQPLADPAMKAVQEGQTRFVPERFTKIYLGWLENIRDWCISRQLWWGHRIPVWYCQDCGEIICQSTDPDVCSKCGSHHLEQDPDVLDTWFSSGLWPFSTLGWPEKTAELEHFYPTSVLVTGRDIIFFWVARMIFTALEFMQEVPFKEVFIHGLILDAQGRKMSKSLGNGVDPIQVIDEYGADTLRFMLVTGNTPGNDLRFQLERLEGTRNFANKIWNAARFVLMNLNDYRPGSQKPQFTLADQWILTKYNQTVQGVTDFLEKYELGEAARLIYEFIWDYFCDWYIELAKPRLYGKETAESKFTAQSVVHFVLENTLKLLHPFMPFITEEIWQQLPHEGETIMLANWPEVKAAYDSPEAEQQMDLIMEAIRSIRNIRAEMNVPLGKKAEAIILAREEQQYQIFNIGKKYLEQLAAAQPVKIYANLESKPEKAAAAIVGDIEIYLPLEGLIDLQVEVKRLEKELAIALKELDRVTNKLNNKGFLSKAPAEVIAKEQGKQREMQVKVKAVQERLAMLKG; translated from the coding sequence ATGGGTTCAGAAGCAAAGCTCTCTTCTACATATAATCCTAGGGAGGTAGAAGAAAAATGGTATAGATTTTGGGAGGAAAATAGGTTTTTCCATGCTGAAGCAGAAAAGGATAAGAAACCTTTTACCATTGTTATGCCACCGCCTAACGTGACAGGTTCTTTGCACCTAGGACATGCTATGGATAATACCCTTCAGGATATTCTAATTCGATTCCGTAGAATGCAGGGATATAATGCCCTTTGGGTTCCCGGAACTGACCACGCTGGCATTGCTACTCAAGCTAAAGTTGAAGAACATTTAGCGAAAGAAGGAATAAGTAAGTATGGTCTAGGCAGAGAAAAATTTATAGAAAAGGTTTGGGAGTGGAAACACCAGTACCATGGGAGAATAAGTAAGCAACTGCGAAAAATAGGTTCCTCTTGTGACTGGGAAAGAGAACGTTTTACTATGGACGAAGGCTGCTCAAAAGCTGTCCGGGAAGTATTTGTCCGCTTGTATGAAAAGGGTTTAATTTATAAAGGCAGTTATATTATCAATTGGTGTCCAAAATGTCACACTACTATTTCAGATATCGAGGTTGAGCACCAGGAACAGCCAGGCAACCTCTGGCATCTAAAATACCCATTAAAAGATGAGGATGGGTACGTAGTTGTAGCTACAACTAGACCGGAAACCATGCTGGGAGATACGGCAGTAGCAGTTCACCCGGATGATGAAAGGTATACTGAGCTTGTTGGAAAAACCCTAATTTTACCAATTGTTGGCCGGGAAATACCCATTATTGCAGACAGTTACGTAGACCCAACTTTTGGTTCTGGTGCAGTAAAAATTACTCCCGCCCATGATCCTAACGACTTTGAAATGGCTTTACGACACAATTTACCCCAAATTGTTGTCATTGATAAGGATGCTAAAATGACTGCTGATGCAGGAAAATATGCAGGCTTAGATCGTTATGAATGTCGAAAAAAAATAGTGCAAGAATTAAAGGAAATGGGAGTTCTTTTAGCAATAGATGAACATTCTCATGCTGTAGGACACTGCTATCGTTGTGATACAGTTATTGAACCCTTAGTTTCCAGCCAGTGGTTTGTTAAAATGCAACCTTTGGCAGATCCAGCTATGAAAGCTGTTCAGGAAGGACAGACCAGATTTGTTCCGGAAAGGTTTACGAAAATTTATCTTGGCTGGTTGGAAAATATCCGTGACTGGTGTATATCACGTCAATTATGGTGGGGCCACCGAATTCCTGTGTGGTACTGTCAGGACTGCGGGGAAATAATCTGTCAATCTACAGATCCAGACGTTTGTTCAAAGTGCGGCAGCCACCATTTAGAGCAAGATCCTGATGTCTTGGATACCTGGTTTAGCTCTGGCCTTTGGCCATTTTCCACATTAGGCTGGCCGGAAAAAACTGCAGAATTGGAACATTTTTACCCCACGTCTGTTTTAGTTACAGGCAGGGATATTATCTTCTTCTGGGTAGCGCGCATGATCTTTACAGCTTTGGAATTCATGCAGGAAGTACCTTTTAAAGAAGTATTTATCCATGGCTTAATTTTAGATGCCCAAGGACGTAAAATGAGTAAATCCTTAGGGAATGGTGTTGACCCTATACAAGTAATTGACGAATATGGGGCAGATACACTGCGCTTTATGTTAGTTACAGGAAACACACCAGGTAATGATTTGCGTTTTCAACTTGAACGTTTAGAGGGTACTAGAAATTTTGCCAATAAAATTTGGAATGCTGCCCGTTTTGTACTGATGAATCTCAATGATTACCGGCCAGGCAGTCAAAAACCCCAATTTACCTTAGCTGACCAATGGATTTTAACTAAATATAATCAGACTGTTCAAGGGGTTACAGATTTTTTAGAAAAATATGAACTGGGGGAAGCAGCAAGATTAATTTATGAATTTATCTGGGATTATTTCTGCGATTGGTATATTGAACTGGCTAAACCAAGATTGTATGGCAAAGAAACTGCCGAAAGCAAGTTTACAGCTCAATCTGTAGTTCACTTTGTTTTAGAAAATACATTAAAGCTTTTGCATCCTTTTATGCCTTTTATTACAGAAGAAATCTGGCAGCAGCTGCCTCATGAAGGGGAAACGATTATGCTTGCCAATTGGCCGGAAGTAAAGGCAGCTTATGATTCTCCTGAAGCGGAACAACAAATGGATTTAATTATGGAAGCAATAAGGTCCATTAGAAATATTCGTGCCGAAATGAATGTACCTTTAGGTAAAAAAGCAGAGGCCATTATTTTAGCAAGGGAAGAACAGCAATACCAAATTTTCAACATAGGTAAAAAATATTTAGAACAATTAGCTGCAGCCCAGCCTGTAAAAATATACGCTAACCTGGAAAGTAAACCAGAAAAGGCTGCTGCTGCTATTGTAGGAGACATTGAAATTTATTTGCCTTTAGAAGGATTAATTGATTTACAAGTCGAAGTCAAGCGTTTAGAAAAAGAATTGGCCATAGCTCTAAAAGAATTAGACAGAGTAACCAATAAATTAAATAACAAGGGCTTTTTAAGTAAAGCTCCTGCTGAAGTCATTGCCAAAGAGCAAGGCAAGCAGCGGGAAATGCAGGTGAAAGTTAAAGCTGTTCAAGAAAGATTGGCTATGCTAAAAGGTTAA